The window ACATCGACGTCCTACTCGTCGACGACATCCAATTCTTGGAGAACAAGGAGCAGACCCAGGAAGAGTTCTTCCACACCTTCAACACGCTGCACAACGCCAACAAGCAGATCGTCATCAGTTCGGACCGTCCGCCCAAGCAGCTGGTCACGCTCGAGGACCGGCTGCGTAACCGCTTCGAGTGGGGCCTGCTTACCGATATCCAGCCGCCGGAGCTGGAGACCCGGATCGCGATCCTGCGCAAGAAGGCAGCGCAGGAGGGGCTCTCAGCTCCGCCCGAAGTCCTCGAGTTCATCGCCGGAAAGATCGCGAGCAACATCCGCGAGTTGGAGGGCGCGCTGATCAGGGTTACGGCCTTCGCCAGCCTCAACCGGCAGAGCGTCGACCTCGGCCTGGCCGAGGTGGTCCTCAAGGACCTCATCACCGACCGGATCGGGCCGGAGATCACCGCAAGCACGATCATGGGAGCTACCGCCCAGTACTTCGGGGTGAGCCTGGAGGACCTGTGCGGCTCCTCCCGGAGCCGCGTGCTGGTCACCGCCCGGCAAATCGCCATGTACCTGTGCCGCGAGCTCACCGACCTCTCACTACCGAAGATCGGGGCGACGTTCGGCGGCCGCGATCACACGACCGTTATCCACGCCGACCGCAAGATCCGAAAGTTGATGGCTGAGCGACGCGCGGTGTACAACCAGGTGACCGAGCTCACGAACCGGATCAAGTCCCAGGCCCGGCAGGGATGACCCGAGGCCTGATCATGCGTCCCCAGGCTGGGGATAAGTCTGTGGATAGCCGGTGGGGCTCGGTGCATTCCGCTGGAACAACCGAGGTTGCGCGTAGCCACGGCCGAATTCTCCACCTATGGTCCACATCCAGGGCCGCTGGGATTCAGGCTCCTGACCTGGGGATGTTCCGGTTATCCACAGTATGCGCGTCCCGATGACGACGGCCGTAGACCTCCTTTACTTAAATTCCATCCCCCACGTCGGGCCGGGTTCCGGCTGGGGACGATCCGCGACACATAACCAGAGGACGACGACGACGCCATGAAGATCAGAGTCGACCGGGACGCCCTTTCCGACGCCGTCACCTGGGTATCTCGGACCTTGCCGCAGAAGCCGCAACTGCCGATGCTGTCCGGCGTCCGCTTGGACGTCGCGGGCCACGAGCTCACGCTGTCCGGGTTCGACTACGAGGTGTCGACCGAAGTCAAGGTGGAGGTGAGCGCCGCGGAGGGTGGCCAGCTGCTGGTCTCCGGTCGGCTTCTCGCCGAGATCGTCCGGAGCCTCCCCGGCCAGCCGGTGGAAATCGTTTCCGAGGGTCCGCGCACCGTTCTCACCTGCGGCTCGACCCGGTTCACCCTGGCCACGATGCCGCTGGACGAATACCCAGCGCTCCCCGCGATGCCAGAGCAGAGCGGGACGGTCGGCAGTGACGCGTTCGCTGCGGCTGTCGGGTCGGTCGCGGTGGCCGCCGGCCGCGACGACACCCTGCCGGTCATGACCGGGATCCGGGTGGAGATCGAGGGTGACTCGTTGACGCTGGCAGCCACCGACCGTTACCGGCTCGCGGTCCGTCAGCTGCGCTGGCAACCTGAGGATCCGCAGATCTCGACGGTGGCGCTGATCCCGGCCCGGACCCTTGCCGAGGCGGCCAAGGCGTTGACCACCGGCGCCCACGTCTCCCTTGCCTTCGCGGCCGGGGGCGTAGGCGAGGGGATGGTCGGGCTCGCCGGCGCGGGACGCCGACTCACCAGCCGGCTGCTCGACGGGGAGTACCCCAAATACCGCTCCCTGTTACCAGCCGAGTCCCAGGCAACCGCACAACTCGAGACCTCGACCCTCGTCGACGCGGTGAAGCGAGTTTCCCTCGTTGCGTCACGAAACTCTCCCATCCGGCTCAGTTTCGACTCCGAACAGGTCGTGCTCGAAGCCGGTGGCCTCGACGACGCTCAGGCGTCGGAGGCTATTCCGGTCACCTACGACGGTGAACCCATGACCATCGCCTTCAACCCCGGTTACCTCCTCGACGGCCTCGGCGTTCTCGACAGCGACGAGACCCGGATGTCGTTTACGACGCCGAGCAAGCCGACCTTGATCACCGGCAAGCCGGTCGGGGAGAGCGACTACCGGTACTTGCTGATGCCGGTCCGCCTGTCCGGCTGAGCGCTGTTCCCGCGTGCACGTCAGCCGCCTCGCGGTCACCGACTTCCGGTCCTATCCGGCGGTGGATCTCGCCATCCCCCCCGGCGTGAGCTCGTTCATCGGCCCGAACGGGCAGGGCAAGACGAACCTTCTCGAGGCCGTCGGATATATCGCGACCCTGAGCAGTCATCGGGTGGCCTCCGATGGGCCCCTGGTTCGGCTCGGGGCGGAGCGCGCCGTGCTCCGGACGGTAGTCGAGCGGGACGGCCGGTCGATTACCGCGGAGCTGGAGATTAACCCGGGTCGCGCGAATCGAGCCCGGGTCGGTGGCGCGCCCCTTCCCCGGCCCCGGGAGCTCCTCGGCTTGTTGCGCACGGTGCTCTTCGCGCCCGAGGACCTGGCCCTCGCCAAGGGTGATCCAGCGGAGCGGCGGCGATTCCTAGACGACCTGCTGGTGGCTCGGGCCCCGCGCTACGCGGCGGTCCGGGCTGACTATGACCGGGTCCTCAAGCAGCGCAACGCCCTACTGAAGTCCGCCGGCGTCACCCGGCACAGCAGCGGCGCCGACCTGCGCACGCTCGACGTCTGGGATGCGCACCTGACTACGGCTGGGGCGGCCCTACTCGCCGCCCGCATCGAACTGATCGAGGCATTACGCCCACTCCTCGACAAGAACTACGACACCGTCTCCCGCGGGGGCGGCCCGACCGGCATGGACTACCGCAGTTCGCTCGGCCCGGACGCCCCGCTCGTCCCGGACCGCGACCTGCTGGCGGCGGCATTCACCGCTGCGCTGAGCGAGCAGCGGTCGGCGGAGTTGGCCCGGGGGGTGAGTTTGGTGGGCCCGCATCGGGACGACCTGTGGCTGCGGATCGGCGAGCTCCCGGTCCGGGGCTACGCGAGCCACGGCGAGTGCTGGTCGCTGGCGCTCGCGCTGCGGTTGGCCGGATATGACCTGCTCCGGGCGGACGGTGGCGAGCCGGTCCTTCTCCTCGACGACGTTTTCGCTGAGCTGGACTCCGAGCGACGGGAGCGCCTGGCCGAGCTCGTCGGGCCGGCCGAGCAGGTTCTCATCACCGCCGCGGTTCCGGACGATGTGCCGGCGGCGCTGGCCGGGGCACGGTTCGACGTGGCCGGTTCGGAGGTGCGGCGTGTCTGCTGAACGGCCGGATGAGCCGTCCGGTACCGAAGCCGGCCCGGATGTCGCCCGCGAGGCGTTGGCCCGTGCCCGGGCCGCGGCCCGTGGCCGTCGCCCGCCCGCCCGGTCCCGACGCGCCGACGGGCCCCCGCCCCCGACCGGACCGGGGGTGGATCCGCGGGACCCGCAGCCGCTCGGGATGGCGGTTCGTCAACTCGTCAACGACCGCAGTTGGGATGCGACCGTGGCCTCGGCGACCGTGCTCGGCCGGTGGACCGAGATCGTCGGCGAGGAGCTGGCCGCACACTGCCAACCGGAGTCCCTCGCGGACGGTCGACTCGTCCTCGTCGCCGAATCCACGGCCTGGGCGACCCAGGTCCGGTTGCTGGCCCGTTCGGTCCTCGCCCGGATCGCGGCCGCGGTGGGGGACGGCGTGGTCGGGAGCATGCAGGTGCACGGCCCGACCGCGCCCGACTGGCGGCACGGACCTCGCCGGGTGGGCGGCGGCCGCGGGCCGCGGGACACCTACGGGTGACCCAGGCGAGCGCCCTCAGGGGCGGCGGGGACCCAAACGTCCCGTGGGGGGACACCGACCCCACCGTGACGACGCGCTACCGGCATACACAGCCGTCGCCAATCGGCCATTTTGACGGTGGAGGACGATAGACTGAAGGCAGTTGCTCCGGGTGGGGGCCACTGAGGTGGTCACTGGCCCGCGGGCGACGCAACGGATTCTCGCACGGCGCCGGCGGGGGCACGAGTGCACCCCCCTCGTCCGCCGCGCCTCGGCACCCGCTCGCGGGAGAAGGCAGTTGTCGGTGTCCTACGACGCTCGGTCCATCACCGTCCTCGAAGGATTGGAGGCGGTACGCAAGCGCCCCAGCATGTACATCGGCTCCACCGGAGAGACCGGCCTGCACCATCTCGTCTACGAAGTCGTGGACAACGCGGTAGACGAGGCGCTGGCCGGATATTGCGACACGATCGATGTGACCCTGCTGGCGGACGAAGGCGTCAGGGTCCAGGACAACGGCCGGGGCATCCCGGTCGACCGGCACCCGATCGAGAAGCGTCCGGCGGTAGAGGTCGTCCTCACCACCCTGCATGCCGGCGGAAAGTTCGACGGCAAGTCCTACGCCGTGTCCGGCGGCCTGCACGGCGTCGGCATCTCGGTTGTCAACGCCCTGTCGCGTCGGCTCGCGGTCGAGATCCGGCGGGACGGGTTCACCTGGACCCAGGAGTACCACCGGGGCGGGACGCCGGCCGGACCGCTGACGAAGGGTGCGCCAACGCGGGCGACCGGTACCACGGTGACGTTCTGGGCCGACGAGGCGATCTTCGTCGAGACCACTCATTACTCATTCGAAACCCTGTCCCGGCGATTGCAGGAGATGGCCTTCCTGAACCGGGGGCTCACGATCACGCTGCGCGACGAGCGGCCGGAGGTCCCGACCGAGGTCACCTACCAGTACAAGGGCGGCATCGCCGACTTCGTCCGGCACATCAATGCGACGAAGGAACCGATCCACAAGTCGATCGTGAGCTTCGAGCTGCAAGGGGATGGGATGGCGCTCGAGGTCGCCATGCAGTGGAACTCCAGCTATGCCGAGTCGGCGTACACGTTCGCGAACACGATCAACACCCGGGAGGGCGGTACCCACGAGGAGGGCTTCCGGGCGGCCCTGACCTCGGTGGTCAACCGTTACGCGAGGGACAAGGGGCTGCTGAAAGAGAAGGACGACAACCTCACCGGGGACGACATTCGGGAGGGACTCACCGCGATCGTCAGTCTCAAGCTCGCCAATCCCCAATTCGAGGGCCAGACGAAGACCAAGCTCGGCAACACCGAGGCCAAGACGTTCGTCCAGAAGGCGTGCAACGACTGGGTGCGGGACTGGCTCGACCGCAATCCGGGCGAGGCGAAAACCGTCATCCAAAAGACCGCCCAGGCCGCCCAGGCCCGCCTCGCCGCCCGCAAGGCCAGAGACCTGACCCGGCGCAAGGGGTTGCTCGAATCCGGCGGTCTGCCGGGCAAGCTGGCCGACTGCCAGTCGACGAACCCGGAGGAGTCCGAGGTTTACATCGTCGAGGGCGATTCCGCCGGAGGGTCGGCCAAGGGCGGCCGCAACTCGATGTTTCAGGCCATCCTCCCGATCCGGGGGAAGATCATCAACGTCGAGAAGGCGCGCATCGACCGGGTGCTCAAGAACCAGGAAGTCCAGGCACTGATCACCGCCCTCGGCACCGGGATTCACGACGACTTCGATCTCACCAAGCTGCGCTATCACAAGATCGTGTTGATGGCCGACGCCGACGTGGACGGCCAGCACATTCGGACCTTGCTGCTGACCCTGCTCTTCCGGTTCATGAAGCCGCTGATCGAAGCCGGCCATGTCTTTCTCGCCCAGCCGCCGCTCTACAAGATCAAGTGGCCCCGTGACGACCCGCAGTACGCCTACTCCGATCGGGAGCGCGACGGCCTGATCGCACTCGGCCTCGAAGCCGGTAAGAAGCTGCCGAAAGAGGACTCGATCCAGCGCTACAAGGGGCTGGGGGAGATGAACGCCAACGAGCTGTGGGACACCACGATGGACCCGGCGAAACGGATCCTGCTCCAGGTGACCTTGGAAGACGCGGCCACCGCCGACGAGCTGTTCAGCGTTCTCATGGGTGAAGACGTCGAGGCCCGCCGCAGCTTCATCACCCGCAACGCCAAGGACGTCCGTTTCCTCGATATCTGACCCACCGAACCGAGTCCGAGAGGTTCCCTTGACCGAGGTCACCACCCCACCGCCGTACGACCGGATCGAGCCGGTCGACCTCCAGGTAGAGATGCAGCGCAGCTACATCGACTATGCGATGTCGGTCATCGTCGGACGCGCATTGCCGGAGGTGCGCGACGGGCTCAAGCCGGTGCACCGCAGGGTGCTCTACGCCATGTTCGACGGGGGCTACCGCCCGGACCGCGGCTACTCGAAGTGCGCCCGGGTCGTCGGCGAGGTCATGGGGGCCTACCACCCGCACGGTGATACCGCGATCTACGACACGCTCGTCCGCCTGGCCCAGCCCTGGTCGCTGCGGATGCCGCTCGTCGACGGGCAGGGCAACTTCGGCTCGCCGGGCAACGACCCGCCGGCCGCTTACCGGTACACAGAGTGCCGGCTTCAGCTACTCGCCATGGAGATGCTCCGCGACATCGACCAGGACACCGTCGATTTCGTCGCCAACTACGACGGGCGCTCCCAGGAGCCGCTTGTTCTGCCGAGCCGCTTCCCCAACCTGCTGGTCAACGGGGCCGCCGGGATCGCGGTCGGAATGGCGACCAACATACCGCCGCACAATCTGCGCGAGGTGTCCTCCGGGGTGCAGTGGTACCTCGAGCATCCGACCGCACCGGACGACGAGCTGCTCACCGCGCTGCTCGAACGGGTCAAGGGACCGGACTTCCCGACGGGGGCCCTTATCGTTGGCCGCGACGGCATCGAGGATGCCTACCGGACCGGCCGTGGCAGCATCCGGATGCGAGCTGTGGTCGAGGTCGAGGAGGACCCCCGCGGGCGGCAGACCCTCGTCGTCACCGAGCTTCCCTACCAGGTGAATCCGGACAACCTCGCGGAAAAGATCGCGGATCTGGTTCGCGAAGGCCGGGTGGGGGGGATTTCCGACGTTAGAGACGAATCAAGCGCCCGGCTCGGTCAACGGCTCGTCATCGTCCTCAAACGGGATGCGGTCGCAAAGGTCGTTCTGAACAACCTCTACAAGCACACCCAGCTTCAGGACACCTTCGGCGTCAACATGCTCGCCCTGGTCGACGGGGTTCCACGCACGCTGACCATCGCCGAAATGGTCCGGCACTACGTGACCCACCAGGTCGAGGTCATCGTCCGTCGGACCAGGTACCAGCTGCGTAAGGCCGAGGAGCGGGCGCACATTCTGCGCGGGTACCTCAAGGCCCTCGATGCGCTCGACGAGGTGATCGCGCTGATCCGGCGCAGCGACACGGTCGAGGACGCGCGCACTGGACTGATCGGGCTGCTCGACATCGACGAGGTCCAGGCCAACGCGATCCTCGACATGCAGCTGCGTCGGCTCGCAGCGCTGGAACGCCAGAAGATCATCGACGAGTTCGCCGAACTGACCGCCCGGATTGCCGAACTCGAGTCCATCCTCGCCAGCGAAGAGCGTCAACGGAGCATCGTCTCGACCGAGCTAGCCGAGATCGTGGAGCGACACGGCGACGATCGACGGAGCCGAATCATCGCCTACGAGGGCGACATGTCCATGGAGGACCTGATCGCCGACGAGGAGGTGGTCGTCACAATCAGTCGCACCGGCTACGCAAAACGGACGAAAAGCGACCTCTACCGCTCGCAGCGGCGGGGCGGTAAGGGCGTGCAAGGAGCCACCCTCAAGCAGGACGACATTGTCGAGCACTTCTTCGTCACCACGACGCATCACTGGATCCTGTTCTTCACGAACAAGGGCCGGGTGTACCGGGCCAAGGCGCACGAGCTGCCGGAGACGAGCCGCGTGGCCCGCGGCCAGCACGTCGCCAACCTGCTCGCCTTCCAGCCGGACGAGCGCATCGCGTCGGTCATCGACATCACCGACTACCGGGTGGCGCCGTACCTCGTTCTGGCGACGAAACGGGGACTGGTGAAGAAAACCCCGCTCCTCGAGTTCGACTCGAACCGCACCGGCGGTGTGATTGCCATCAATCTGCGCGACGATGACGAACTCATCTCCGCAGCGCTGCTCGGGCCGGCCGATGATCTTCTGCTGATCAGCCGGCAGGCCCAGGCGATCCGGTTCCACGCGACCGATGAGGCGCTGCGCCCGATGGGGCGGGCCACCAGCGGCGTCATCGGAATGCGTTTCGGTGGCGCCGATGAGTTGCTCGCCATGGAGGTGGTGCGCGCCGACGCCGACGTGCTCGTCGCCACCGACGGC of the Mycobacteriales bacterium genome contains:
- the dnaN gene encoding DNA polymerase III subunit beta — protein: MKIRVDRDALSDAVTWVSRTLPQKPQLPMLSGVRLDVAGHELTLSGFDYEVSTEVKVEVSAAEGGQLLVSGRLLAEIVRSLPGQPVEIVSEGPRTVLTCGSTRFTLATMPLDEYPALPAMPEQSGTVGSDAFAAAVGSVAVAAGRDDTLPVMTGIRVEIEGDSLTLAATDRYRLAVRQLRWQPEDPQISTVALIPARTLAEAAKALTTGAHVSLAFAAGGVGEGMVGLAGAGRRLTSRLLDGEYPKYRSLLPAESQATAQLETSTLVDAVKRVSLVASRNSPIRLSFDSEQVVLEAGGLDDAQASEAIPVTYDGEPMTIAFNPGYLLDGLGVLDSDETRMSFTTPSKPTLITGKPVGESDYRYLLMPVRLSG
- the recF gene encoding DNA replication/repair protein RecF: MHVSRLAVTDFRSYPAVDLAIPPGVSSFIGPNGQGKTNLLEAVGYIATLSSHRVASDGPLVRLGAERAVLRTVVERDGRSITAELEINPGRANRARVGGAPLPRPRELLGLLRTVLFAPEDLALAKGDPAERRRFLDDLLVARAPRYAAVRADYDRVLKQRNALLKSAGVTRHSSGADLRTLDVWDAHLTTAGAALLAARIELIEALRPLLDKNYDTVSRGGGPTGMDYRSSLGPDAPLVPDRDLLAAAFTAALSEQRSAELARGVSLVGPHRDDLWLRIGELPVRGYASHGECWSLALALRLAGYDLLRADGGEPVLLLDDVFAELDSERRERLAELVGPAEQVLITAAVPDDVPAALAGARFDVAGSEVRRVC
- the gyrB gene encoding DNA topoisomerase (ATP-hydrolyzing) subunit B produces the protein MSVSYDARSITVLEGLEAVRKRPSMYIGSTGETGLHHLVYEVVDNAVDEALAGYCDTIDVTLLADEGVRVQDNGRGIPVDRHPIEKRPAVEVVLTTLHAGGKFDGKSYAVSGGLHGVGISVVNALSRRLAVEIRRDGFTWTQEYHRGGTPAGPLTKGAPTRATGTTVTFWADEAIFVETTHYSFETLSRRLQEMAFLNRGLTITLRDERPEVPTEVTYQYKGGIADFVRHINATKEPIHKSIVSFELQGDGMALEVAMQWNSSYAESAYTFANTINTREGGTHEEGFRAALTSVVNRYARDKGLLKEKDDNLTGDDIREGLTAIVSLKLANPQFEGQTKTKLGNTEAKTFVQKACNDWVRDWLDRNPGEAKTVIQKTAQAAQARLAARKARDLTRRKGLLESGGLPGKLADCQSTNPEESEVYIVEGDSAGGSAKGGRNSMFQAILPIRGKIINVEKARIDRVLKNQEVQALITALGTGIHDDFDLTKLRYHKIVLMADADVDGQHIRTLLLTLLFRFMKPLIEAGHVFLAQPPLYKIKWPRDDPQYAYSDRERDGLIALGLEAGKKLPKEDSIQRYKGLGEMNANELWDTTMDPAKRILLQVTLEDAATADELFSVLMGEDVEARRSFITRNAKDVRFLDI
- a CDS encoding DciA family protein, whose amino-acid sequence is MSAERPDEPSGTEAGPDVAREALARARAAARGRRPPARSRRADGPPPPTGPGVDPRDPQPLGMAVRQLVNDRSWDATVASATVLGRWTEIVGEELAAHCQPESLADGRLVLVAESTAWATQVRLLARSVLARIAAAVGDGVVGSMQVHGPTAPDWRHGPRRVGGGRGPRDTYG
- the gyrA gene encoding DNA gyrase subunit A codes for the protein MTEVTTPPPYDRIEPVDLQVEMQRSYIDYAMSVIVGRALPEVRDGLKPVHRRVLYAMFDGGYRPDRGYSKCARVVGEVMGAYHPHGDTAIYDTLVRLAQPWSLRMPLVDGQGNFGSPGNDPPAAYRYTECRLQLLAMEMLRDIDQDTVDFVANYDGRSQEPLVLPSRFPNLLVNGAAGIAVGMATNIPPHNLREVSSGVQWYLEHPTAPDDELLTALLERVKGPDFPTGALIVGRDGIEDAYRTGRGSIRMRAVVEVEEDPRGRQTLVVTELPYQVNPDNLAEKIADLVREGRVGGISDVRDESSARLGQRLVIVLKRDAVAKVVLNNLYKHTQLQDTFGVNMLALVDGVPRTLTIAEMVRHYVTHQVEVIVRRTRYQLRKAEERAHILRGYLKALDALDEVIALIRRSDTVEDARTGLIGLLDIDEVQANAILDMQLRRLAALERQKIIDEFAELTARIAELESILASEERQRSIVSTELAEIVERHGDDRRSRIIAYEGDMSMEDLIADEEVVVTISRTGYAKRTKSDLYRSQRRGGKGVQGATLKQDDIVEHFFVTTTHHWILFFTNKGRVYRAKAHELPETSRVARGQHVANLLAFQPDERIASVIDITDYRVAPYLVLATKRGLVKKTPLLEFDSNRTGGVIAINLRDDDELISAALLGPADDLLLISRQAQAIRFHATDEALRPMGRATSGVIGMRFGGADELLAMEVVRADADVLVATDGGYAKRTKVEGYPLQGRGGKGVLTAKIVSKRGQLVGALIVRPEEEIYAITSNGGVIRTPVREVRRAQRQTMGVRLINLAGGDTVVAIARNAEPDQENGTS